One Tachysurus vachellii isolate PV-2020 chromosome 5, HZAU_Pvac_v1, whole genome shotgun sequence genomic window, AGAGAATGGTGATGGTACCGAGGGGCAATGGGATGTTGACGATAATAAAGAAGAGGAAGGGGGTAATCTCTGGGATGTTGCTAGTCAGAGTGTAAGCAATGGATTTCTTCAGGTTGTCGAAAATCAGGCGACCTGCAGCGAGAGTGAAAGATATAGATACATGACTCAGTTACTCAGTACAGGGTTATTTTAGTGCTCATCATAAAgggctttgtttttattcctctccATTTCTCACCCTCTTCTACTCCAGTAACAATGGAGGCAAAATTGTCGTCCAGCAGGATCATGTCAGCAGCCTGCTTGGACACATCGGAGCCAGCAATCCCCATGGCAACACCGATATCTGCCTTTTTCAGAGCAGGAGAGTCATTTACTCCATCGCCGGTTACAGCTACTATAGCTCCCTGACAtacaggaagaaaaagagaaaaagagagaataagGATAGTGATTAGGATGCCAAATCTTTGAGGAAAGGCTCGAGACTATGATTGTACTTTGTGaaattaaggatttttttttacatgatataTGACCTTTAAATACAGAATCTATTGAGAAACTGCAGCAGGTAATTTTTTACAGTAATGATGCTGGTgctatttaaagaataaatttaCATATTGTTTTATCCAAAAGTGCTCTAAGTATTGTGAGTATGATGTTTtatgatgtgtgagtgtgtatccaCACCTGTCGCTGGCAACCCTCCACAATAATGAGCTTTTGCTGGGGAGATGTCCTGGCAAAGACAATTTCAGTATGGTTGCGCAGAATCTCATCCATTTGCTCTTGAGACATGTCCTTCAGTTCTGATCCATGGATTACACAGGCTTTTGCATCCCTAAAACACAGAgaatgtatatttgtatatggcATAATAATGATATACATTTTAAGGTAACATTACCTGTTCTTATGAATGGACTGtgagtatgatgtgtgtgtgtttcttacctGGGGTTGACCTGGCTGACTGGGATATTAAGACGAGCAGCAATGTCCTCCACAGTCTCATTGCCCTCTGAGATGATGCCCACTCCCTTGGCGATGGCTTTGGCTGTGATAGGGTGGTCTCCAGTCACCATGATGACCTTGATACCAGCTGAACGACACTTGCCCACTGCGTCAGGCACAGCGGCACGGGGAGGGTCAATCATGGACATCAGGCCCACAAAGCATAGGTTGTCTGTTTGGAAGTTAACATCATCTGTGTCGAATGCAAACCCTTTAGGGTACTGATCCTCTGGCAATAAGACGTGGCAGAATCCTGGGATGGGGAACAGGAGAAGTAATAGTTAAATACACAGTATTATTTAGAGTCTCATATCTTTCATTATATGTTGTTGCCTcaaattttcttttaatgtcTTTTGTTCATTCTCTTACccaacactctctctcccagtcCTCCCAGCTCCAGATAGGCATTCTGAAAGGCCTCCTTCATCTCTTCATCCATTGGTTGCTCCTTGCCCTGTAAAATGATGGTAGAGCAGCGGTCCAGGATGCGTTCTGGAGCTCCCTTCATCACCAGCAGATAGCGGTTATCATTGGGATCCTCAGTCTCATGAATGGACAGCTTTAATAGAAAGATAAAGAGTGTGAGACAAAAATAACAGTCTTTAGCGGTGGACAAATAAGAAATTCATCAAAGCATGAATGCTTTCCCcagtcatgttttatttgcCCAGAAACTGACTGATgcctaataaaatgtaattatttatatagtgaGCAAGTCATCCAGACAATTACGtcaataaacataatacaataaACCATATAAATTCCTGAGAGGTGGACAACTGTGGAGCCATCATGAGGCTATAGCCTAGTTACAACATATATTTAGTTTATAAGGGCCCTGAGTGCTTGGAGTTGCTTGGAATAGACTTTAGGATACCTGATTTTAATTAATGTTGTTTTGAGGCTATTCTCAATACTGACCTGATATTTGTTGGTGGAGTTGAATGGGATCTCGGCTACTTTCTTGTTTCTATCTCGCATCTGTCTAACAGACCCACAGGAAAGTTCAATGCACTTCAGCAGGGCAGACTCAGAGGCATCACCAGCCACGTCCCTCTTCAGGATTGGTAGAGAGTCCTGGGCGGCTTTAAACACTGCCCTGTTACACAGAGCCGCAACACGAGCCAGATTCACCCATGTCACCGAGGTCTTATCGAATGATGCGCCTGCAGAGGAAATGTCAGTGCTCTTATTAGGTGCACAGCATGTAGTATAAAATGAGTTATGAAGACCTTTGGAATGCCTGCAAGCATAAAGCACTGAAGagagtatttacatttattcctgTTTCTCCTTATTACTCTTAAGATCTCTTAATTTAACCCCCTTAAAAGCTGTCTCAGTGGAGGCTGAGTGATTACTATCTACAGGCAAATGGCATTTCTTAATACACATTAAACAATGAAAAGTGAAACTCGGTAATCTAGAAATCACTGCATTTGACATTTAAGATGACATTTGCTCATAAAAAGCaggtgttcattttttttttcatatagttCTAAAATGCCAAGAGAACACAAGTGAGCATCAGGACCTCACATATACAGCTAGATCAATTTTagtatttacatacaaaaaaaaaacagttttacagcattttaatgaTATTTGTTATTAGATTATCCACAACTAGGCAGCTAAACTGTGCAATCCCAGTGATGGGATGACGGGGTGACGGTTACTAACCGGACTGGTCCTCAGTGGTGTCAGCCTCATGAATCTGATTGTCAAACCACATGTGGGCCACAGTCATGCGGTTCTGTGTCAGGGTTCCAGTCTTATCTGAGCAAATGGTGGATGTTGAGCCCAGAGTCTCTACAGCCTCCAGATTTTTCACCAAGCAATTTTTCCGGGCCATGCGCTTTGCCGTCAGGGTCAAACACACCTGTCAGACATGAGTGAAGAAGAATTGGTTTTGACTGTGTGATTTTATGTGAATGTCTCTAGTACGGGTATATGTGACTAGGTGTATTCATTTGAATTCTCACAGTGACAGTAGCCAGTAGTCCTTCAGGCACATTGGCCACAATGATACCAATAAGGAAGATGACAGCCTCCAGCCAGGAGTAGCCTAAGATGATGGACAGGATGAAGAAGGAGACTCCTAAGAAGACGGCCACGCCTGTGATGATGTGGATGAAGTGCTCAATCTCTTTGGCAATGGGGGTCTTTCCTGTTTCCAGCCCTGAGGTCAGAGTGGCGATGCGGCCCATCACTGTACGATCCCCGGTGCACACAACAATGCCACGGGCAGTGCCTGAGAAAAACATAATTCCACTGTATATAAATTTCATAACATTACAAGAAATGCACTTTTAGAGACAGTCCACccattgtcatttatttttggtGCTAAAAGTATTCCAGCATTTTTCAAACTATCTTTGCATAACATTCATTCTGTGCCGTAAATACATACAGGGGTATTtgagaaaataacagaaatgtcatagGTAAGAAATTCGCTCAGGTTCAGCTAAGAATTTGCTTTATACAATCTTATATTTGAAAAATTTTATtgacacaataaaataattctgctTGCGCATGCACATGATAGGGAAACGTGATGAGGAAATTCTTTCCTCATATGCTACAAATGCAGTGGACAGAAATTCATTTGAAAACGTTGGTGTACTCCATTTAAAATGAGTAATTAAGTGAGTGGTTAATTGAGTGGTTAATTGAAAGAGAGTCTGTACCCTCAACGCAGTTAGTGGAGAAGAAGGCGATGTTGCGAGTTTCCAGAGGATTGTCGTGGGTGCAGTCGGGTGATCGCGTCTGTGGCTCTGATTCTCCAGTGAGAGAGGAGTTATCCACCTGCACAAATGAGTTGGCTAAGTTCCAGACAGTTTACCCGTTTACAGCGAGTAGCACTGTGTTCGAATTACCATATGGACACACATCTGTATGTTGTATGATAATATTCAAGCACACAAGATCTCTAGTATATGACTGTGTACCTTGCAGCCGTGGGAGGATATTATTCTGAGGTCAGCAGGAATTCTGTCACCCCCTTTCACCTCTACAAGATCTCCAGCCACAACCTCCTCAGCATTAATCTGCATCTTCTCTCCTTCACGGATCACCAAAGCTTGCTGTGTGCAGAGAGAATGTTACTCAGGATGGTTCTGTATCTAGGACTATGCTGTACTCTGCCATGCCTGTTGAATAGTGGTGTGGCTACTGGTGCACTATCCACCGGAGGGGCTACCCTTTGTATGTAGAGTGTACCTGAGGCACCATGTTCTTGAAAGACTCCATAATCTTGGAGCTCTTAGCCTCCTGAAAGTAGGAGAAGCAGCCGGTGATGATGACTACAGCCGACAGCACAATACCTAGATACAACTGAGGGAAAGAGGAAGCAGAGTTACTAACAGTGAGGTGTTAGTGTTATatgcttaatgtgtgtgttatgcgtACGTTGTCCCCAGCTGGGTCATcctcagtggcagcttggatgGCGTAGGCCAAGAAGCAGAGGAGCGCGCCGATCCACAGCAGGATGGAAAAGCCTCCGAAGAGTTGCCTGCAGAACTTCACCCACTCGGGCGTTGTTGGGGGAGGTGTGAGAGCGTTCGGACCGTCCCGCAACAGAAACTCAGCCGCCTTGGCATTAGTCAGACCCTTTTGCAGCGAGATTGTAAATGCATGATGTTGAATATGATACTGAAGACTATTGATAGACTTAAAtatcaatatttaatataattatatcagCACCATTATTCATGTATAATGTCTTTATTgtatgtgttcgtgtgtgtgtgttcgtgtgtgtgtgtgtgtgtgtgtgtgtgtgtgtgtatttgcaacGTTATATTGGATTACACTGACACCTAGTGGAGATTTTGGCACATTGCAGTTGTTTgaagagagcgggagagagacaATTACCTGAACTATGTCTGTCTGGAATTTCCGGCATACTTCTTCCACTGACATCTTGTGTTCTGTCTGTAATAGAGATTGACAAGCGACACattcaaaaagagaaaaaaatgagaaaaagtttCATACTATCCACTTACAATGCAAATGAATCTTACCAGAGGTACTTCCTTCTTCAGTTCATCCAGATCTTTCGCcgcttttttcttcttgtcagGGGAGCCCTTATTATCTTTGTCTTGCGTGGTAGCCACGCGGTAGCTGTCTGATCGCCCATACTGAAACACACATAATGTACGAGACACTTAAACCTGTGGGAAAAACTGCTGCAACAACAATGTGCAAATCAGTTACTGTGGCTAAATGGATGCTAACATTGTTAACTATATCATCAAACACTGACAAATCATccgctctgtctttctctgtgtaaTCAAGACCTTTGATGATTCATTATCTTTTTAAGAGTCTATATTTACTGTAGACTTGctgctttgtgtcagtgtctgatTCTAACCagataaaaccacacacacacacacacacacacacacacacacacacacacacacacacacacacaaaggttagACAAGTTGACTGAAACGTCTGTATGCATCAAACGCGCCTATGTATGTGGTTCGGTGTGGCTGGGGCGCAATTGAGTCCTGACCAAGTGCTTTTGGATGCTTCCCGTTCAGGGCCGCCACAGACATTCATCTGGTCCACATATTTGACTTTTCAGTCTTGGGACagacactgagagttaacccatCCGCGTCTGGGTTAGTTTTCTGCCTAGGAATTGAACCTGTATCCTGTTTTAATTTCAACAGAAGTGACAGCAAACCCACCTGACTCAGGAATGAAATATGGACCACCTGATAAAATAGTTACACCACAGTACTGCTGAATTTTCAAATCTCATTGGCCAGAAGGCgttcatttattttccactaTTTCCAGTAGTAATTGGTAAGCAGTAATTCAAGTCACATTGTTATACTAATGCAttcattctaatacattataattTCTGTAGTATCACCTCATTCTCAGAGACTTCActttatattttctgtattttttctgaTTGCTCATTCATTGTAACAcctttaattctatttttactcttttttttcttattacttctgtttttcttttccacttTGCATGACATGAACAGACGTTTCACTCATTTGATTGTGAAATTTTAGTAATgtaacaagctgcattttttttgtcttattaactaaCATGGACTTTATTGTCTTATTAACTCTTACTAAGTtatatgtgttaaataaaaaggcaaaatgtataatgatttaaaacatCTAATAATAATCCCTTATAGTGAACTAGCATGGGCTTTCAGACGCTAACCTGGGTTCAGCATTCGCATATTTCCTGATCAATATCCAAAAGAGCCATTATGACAATCCTCCAGAACCCGAGCAGCTATTTTAATGTACTGCTGTTACCCAAAAGTGAAGTGTCTTCCTGGAAACCCCTCAGTCAACAATGTGATTGTCTATAGAATTTCCTATTGAGTTTTAAAGCGGTGGGTAACTTGTTAAGTGGTAGCAGGATGACTGTGAATTGGGTTTGGTTTTATATTTCCATttacaaaaaagtcaaaaagcACTTCACTGATCGACCGGTTCAAACGATTAAGTAGAGACACAGTAAAGAAACAAACCCAGTGTACTTATCACTGGTGCCCCCTACTGCCTGATGAAGGACTAGCACACATTTACAGAATGACTAATGTCCAGTGAGCAGAGTACCTTACTGAAACCACAATCTAATACACAATTCATGTGCTCACATCGAACTGCATAATAAATTCTGCAGTTCTACTATATTACAGTGGATTCCTGAGCATAAGTACTGCGTAAATGTTTTGCTATAAACTAGAAAACTGTGTTCGGTGTGAACGCTGTAGGTGCATGTTGGGTATTTTTTGGACATGATGTTGTACGTTCACCTTCACAAAAACAAGGTGAAATTAAGACACCTACAGAGTGATATTTTAGATAGTGCTATCACTGCTATCACCAAAACACTAGCTGAGAGAATATCGTTTATCATTCGTCACTCCTGTAGGTTTCCAGAGGCGTGCCAAAGCACATTGAAGCTGTTCAGGTGGCTTGTTGTTACCCAACACCCTCGTCGTGtgtgagaaaaatatattatcaaGCTCTTTTCACTTGTATTTCATCAAAAGCATTGTCCAGCCACATGAAAACCCCTCGTCTTGTCTATCGCTCTTAATTTCCCTATAGGACTGACCAAGGACACACCTGCTTACACCCACACATCCGGCATGCACACATCCACACTAAGCTGCCCACCAGGTGACATTCGATTAATAGAGAATGAGaaggtgagaaagagagatggacagataggcagagactgagaaagaaaaagaagacagatggaaagagagaggagcATAGGGGAGGAGACactgacagactgagagagataTCTGATGAGGCAGAGATCACTCTACTGTATAAAGTGGAACAAGGGGAGGaaggaggagagaaaggaggagagaggaaaagggagACGGCGATAAGAGGGAGGATTTCGTCATTTTCCTTCCAGTGTGGTAATTAGATATTGACCTGCTGCTCTGTCAGCATGTGAGCTTGTTGCCAACGGCGATGGCATTTATCGCCTGATGGCTCTTACCAGCACACCACCTGGTTATATCtaactggacacacacacacacacacacacacacacactgcccatCTGTGCAAGTCCAAACTATTAATCTAATGAATTAGATCCCCTTGCATTTCAAGAcggattatttttttacacttacATTTGTGGCCTCCAGCAGGTGACAACATTAACATGAGCAGTCGCTCTCTTCTGGGGCGTGTctgaaatttaatttgaatctCTGCATTTGAAATCCTGTAGTTTTATTACTAGCGGCCAACCAAAGAATATAAAGGAGTTTGAAAACGATATAATTGGACATCGAGATGCGTTTACTCTCAGCTGAAAAAGGCTTAAGCATATATTAGTTGAATTagtgttaaatatatatgttataattttatgtatattttaaatatatgctCACCGGCTACTTTAATAGGAACCAATGCACAgtcatgcagttatccaataaGCCAATCAGGGGTAATATAAGCATCCAAACACCAAGAGCTTCTGGTAAAGTCAGTGATTCTAACCAtgtcatggttgttggtgcctgCATGGAGTATTTCTGACACttctgatctcctgggattttcacatttcacactacagtctctagagtttacacagaatgctgtgataaacaataaacatcCAGTGGTGAGTCTGCAGGTCGAAATGCCTtgctgatgagagaggtcagaggcgAATGAAAGAAGGACACACCACTCCTTTCAGGAAAGAACTAGAATGTGAGGATATAGTGTGCACAGAATCACAGAAAAATTGAACAGTTTGAATGTTAGCAAAATATCACCTAGGCCTTATACAGTCTTTCACTGCTCTGGCACAATATGACGTAACAtgattttctgctcaacacggCTGCACAAAGATGCTGTTTGAGTTATTGTAGTTATTCCATCCTTTCTGTCAGCTTAAACCAGTTTCCTTTGACCTTTTTCACCAACATGGCATTTACACTTGCAGAGCCATTGCTCACTGGAGGGTTTTTGTTATTCACACTATTCAGTGTAAACCCTAGAGACTTTTGTGAGTTAAAATCCCTGGAGATCGGAAAtgtctgaaatactcaaaccagccagtctggcaccaacaaccatgccatgggTAAGGACACTAAGATCCCATTTTCCCCCATTcttatgtttgatgtgaacaccAACTGACATTCCTGACATATATTTGCATGATCTTATGAATTGTGCTGCTTCCACTTGACTGGATAAAAGTGAGTAAGGATAAGTGGGCAATGAGtgtattttcttcttgttcttcttcctattattagtaatcttattattattattagtagtagtcatagtagcagcagtagtagAAGTGGTATaaggtaataataattatgaataGTTAGATCTGTTGTATAACATATGAATATGTACAGAGATTATTTCACAGTTAAAGCGTAgtgatattaataaaattattgcGAGACCTCTAACTTGCGGTTATTTCAGGTAGAGCTTTCTCCCTTATACACACACGAATGAGAATAGAAGAGGAGAATAGTggatctttctttctgtcattaaGGTTGAATCAGTTCCATATGAGATCAGATTGCAGTGGATAGATGTCAGGATCAGCTCAGGTAAACCGGCCATAACGCAATAGGGGTCACACAGAAGTGGTCAATCTGGTACATTTTGAGCCCATAAGAGGCGTTCAATAGTCTTTGAATAATTCCTTCAGTATGTCTGTATGACTAAACACACCGGATTTCTGTCATGATtatttctgtgtctgtttcttacCTACGCTACTGTAACGGAACTGCAGAACTGGTCTCTGAGAGAACCAGAGACCTCGGGCTGGAATTACATCCTGCTTTATTTCTACTGActgacctgacacacacacctctacactggTGGACTGTTTCCTGAACTCTGATAACTATTTATTGATGTTTCTGTAACAGGAACCCACCGTTAGTCCAGAGAGTGTCTGtatgtaagaaataaagatatataagagagtgagggagaaagaGTAGTCTTGTAACTAGTAAAATACATCTGATGTATTGATGATGCGCTAAAACTGGGAGACTGTATCATCTGTGAGTCACGGTGGAGTCGGCTGAAATGTCGgctgggtgtgtgagagagcgcgagcgcacgcgcgcgcgcgagagagagagagagagagagagagagagagagagaatactaGATTCCTCCTGAACAAAGATAGAGAAATAcctataaataatattttgtcattATCATGCAAATGGAAAGCTTGTGAAGGACAGTCTCTTCCCTGCCTGATACCACAATGAGTCTGATGTTACTCACatctttgtgttcatttctgtcaCTATTTTAATGTTGAACCAAGCCATCCATCATCATACATAGCAAATAAATCAAGGCATGTGG contains:
- the atp1a3b gene encoding sodium/potassium-transporting ATPase subunit alpha-3b, with product MGYGRSDSYRVATTQDKDNKGSPDKKKKAAKDLDELKKEVPLTEHKMSVEEVCRKFQTDIVQGLTNAKAAEFLLRDGPNALTPPPTTPEWVKFCRQLFGGFSILLWIGALLCFLAYAIQAATEDDPAGDNLYLGIVLSAVVIITGCFSYFQEAKSSKIMESFKNMVPQQALVIREGEKMQINAEEVVAGDLVEVKGGDRIPADLRIISSHGCKVDNSSLTGESEPQTRSPDCTHDNPLETRNIAFFSTNCVEGTARGIVVCTGDRTVMGRIATLTSGLETGKTPIAKEIEHFIHIITGVAVFLGVSFFILSIILGYSWLEAVIFLIGIIVANVPEGLLATVTVCLTLTAKRMARKNCLVKNLEAVETLGSTSTICSDKTGTLTQNRMTVAHMWFDNQIHEADTTEDQSGASFDKTSVTWVNLARVAALCNRAVFKAAQDSLPILKRDVAGDASESALLKCIELSCGSVRQMRDRNKKVAEIPFNSTNKYQLSIHETEDPNDNRYLLVMKGAPERILDRCSTIILQGKEQPMDEEMKEAFQNAYLELGGLGERVLGFCHVLLPEDQYPKGFAFDTDDVNFQTDNLCFVGLMSMIDPPRAAVPDAVGKCRSAGIKVIMVTGDHPITAKAIAKGVGIISEGNETVEDIAARLNIPVSQVNPRDAKACVIHGSELKDMSQEQMDEILRNHTEIVFARTSPQQKLIIVEGCQRQGAIVAVTGDGVNDSPALKKADIGVAMGIAGSDVSKQAADMILLDDNFASIVTGVEEGRLIFDNLKKSIAYTLTSNIPEITPFLFFIIVNIPLPLGTITILCIDLGTDMVPAISLAYEAAESDIMKRQPRNPMRDKLVNERLISIAYGQIGMIQALGGFFSYFVILAENGFLPSYLVGIRLSWDDRSLNDLEDSYGQQWTYEQRKIVEFTCHTAFFVSIVVVQWADLIICKTRRNSVFQQGMKNKILIFGLFEETALAALLSYCPGMDVALRMYPLKPSWWFCAFPYSFLIFVYDEIRKLLLRRNPGGWVERETYY